One genomic region from Spirosoma sp. KCTC 42546 encodes:
- a CDS encoding sodium:solute symporter — MTNLPILDIAIIIAYLIAMVLVGFFFSRRNTSADEFTRAAGRIPGWAIGISIYATFLSSNTFLGVPGKAFGGNWNAFVFSLSMPLAAWFATKYFVPFYRSTGEVSAYTNLEKRFGTWARTYVVVCFLFTQLARIGSIFFGISLTLQALTGYSMVTIMVITGICIVVYTVMGGIEAVIWTEVVQGILKTLGAVIIIYLVVNQVPGGFNDILTMGSATNKFSLGTTAFDFVHSSFWVVLLYGFFINLNNFGMDQNYVQRYHAATSAAEANKSVWLCVWIYVPVSLLFFSIGTCLYTYYMQNPELLRSIKLQAASEQLSLAINKPEVVQLAAAMKPSDYADKVMPHFMVHMIPTGLLGLIVSAILSAAMSTISSGMNASATVFTEDIYKRYVNRSSTEKNSLKILYIATVVVGLIGMLCGIAMIGVKSLLDVWWTLSGIFAGGMLGLFLLGLISKQATNKDALTGTLIGILVIGWMSLSYLIPDQYGFLRFPLHANMIIVVGTLSIFLTGSISQKLRRL; from the coding sequence ATGACTAATTTACCCATATTGGATATTGCCATTATAATTGCCTATCTGATTGCAATGGTGTTGGTTGGCTTTTTCTTTTCCAGAAGAAACACTTCAGCCGATGAATTTACCCGGGCGGCCGGCCGGATTCCTGGCTGGGCAATCGGTATATCGATTTATGCTACCTTTCTGAGTTCAAACACCTTTCTCGGCGTTCCAGGTAAAGCGTTTGGTGGTAACTGGAATGCTTTTGTGTTTAGCCTTTCTATGCCGTTGGCAGCCTGGTTTGCCACGAAGTACTTTGTTCCATTTTACCGAAGTACCGGAGAAGTATCTGCCTACACCAATCTCGAAAAGCGATTCGGTACCTGGGCCAGAACCTATGTCGTGGTCTGTTTCTTATTCACTCAGTTAGCCCGGATCGGATCTATCTTTTTTGGCATTTCACTGACCTTACAGGCACTCACCGGGTATAGTATGGTGACAATCATGGTGATCACCGGCATCTGTATCGTCGTCTATACCGTCATGGGAGGTATTGAAGCCGTCATCTGGACCGAAGTCGTACAAGGTATATTGAAAACGCTGGGAGCAGTTATCATTATTTATCTGGTGGTAAATCAAGTGCCAGGGGGATTCAACGACATTCTTACCATGGGGTCGGCAACGAATAAATTCAGCCTTGGTACTACAGCGTTTGATTTTGTCCATTCGTCGTTCTGGGTGGTGCTGCTGTACGGTTTTTTTATCAATCTGAATAATTTCGGAATGGACCAGAACTATGTTCAGCGATACCACGCAGCCACCAGCGCAGCGGAAGCCAACAAGTCGGTATGGCTTTGTGTGTGGATTTATGTTCCGGTATCGCTCCTGTTTTTTAGCATAGGTACCTGTTTGTACACGTATTACATGCAAAACCCGGAGTTGCTCCGGAGCATTAAACTTCAGGCAGCTTCTGAGCAACTCAGTCTGGCAATAAACAAGCCGGAAGTAGTCCAATTGGCAGCCGCGATGAAGCCGTCAGATTATGCCGATAAAGTGATGCCGCACTTTATGGTGCATATGATTCCAACCGGTCTTTTAGGATTGATTGTCTCTGCCATTCTATCTGCGGCAATGAGTACGATAAGTTCCGGCATGAACGCTTCGGCTACCGTCTTCACCGAAGACATCTACAAGCGGTACGTTAACAGGAGTTCGACCGAAAAGAACAGTTTAAAAATTCTTTACATCGCCACGGTTGTAGTGGGGCTAATCGGTATGCTTTGCGGAATAGCGATGATAGGCGTTAAAAGCCTTTTAGATGTCTGGTGGACGCTTTCTGGAATATTTGCAGGAGGTATGTTAGGGCTCTTTTTGCTCGGTTTAATCAGCAAACAGGCTACGAATAAAGACGCGCTGACGGGTACACTAATCGGCATTCTGGTTATTGGCTGGATGAGCCTTTCTTACCTCATACCGGATCAATACGGTTTTTTACGATTTCCGCTGCACGCTAATATGATTATTGTAGTGGGTACTTTATCGATTTTCCTCACGGGTAGTATCTCGCAAAAATTAAGAAGATTATAA
- a CDS encoding dihydrodipicolinate synthase family protein, whose translation MTTKKFVPVMLTPFEDGNAIDYTILEDLIEFYLKAGAGGLFANCLSSEMYHLSREEMLASVSFIVQKVNGRVPIVATGTFPDTLDNQAAFVKEMYHTGVDSVIVITSLLAEETESEDVFEARVNQLLALTDDIPLGFYECPVPYKRILRSDFLGELVRTGRINYHKDTSLNINSVRAKIAASKDAEDFALYDAYMGHAVDSMKADAAGLSCIQGNYFPELIVWLCNHYGDDSEEVDKVQQFFAQNMSVMHDTYPASAKYILEKRGLGITQICRNGSELKNTADYDKLDTLYCQFNALAQEIKLNMVSL comes from the coding sequence ATGACGACTAAAAAATTTGTACCGGTCATGCTCACCCCATTTGAGGATGGAAATGCGATTGACTACACCATTCTGGAGGACCTGATTGAGTTCTACCTCAAAGCAGGCGCGGGCGGTCTTTTTGCCAATTGCCTGTCGAGTGAAATGTATCATCTTTCCAGAGAAGAAATGTTGGCTTCCGTATCGTTCATCGTGCAGAAAGTCAATGGTAGAGTCCCCATAGTCGCTACAGGTACCTTCCCGGACACGCTGGATAACCAGGCTGCATTTGTAAAAGAAATGTACCATACAGGAGTCGACAGTGTGATTGTTATTACAAGCTTGCTGGCCGAAGAAACGGAATCTGAAGATGTGTTTGAAGCCCGTGTCAATCAATTGCTTGCATTAACGGACGATATTCCCCTTGGGTTTTATGAATGTCCTGTACCCTATAAACGGATCTTAAGGTCCGATTTTCTGGGGGAATTAGTCAGGACAGGACGTATCAACTATCACAAAGACACGTCTTTAAATATAAACAGCGTGCGGGCTAAGATTGCGGCAAGTAAAGACGCTGAGGACTTTGCCCTATACGATGCTTACATGGGGCATGCGGTCGATTCGATGAAAGCCGATGCGGCAGGTTTATCCTGTATTCAGGGAAATTATTTTCCTGAGCTAATTGTCTGGTTGTGCAATCATTACGGTGATGACTCCGAAGAAGTAGACAAAGTGCAGCAGTTTTTTGCTCAAAACATGAGTGTCATGCATGATACCTATCCCGCCAGCGCGAAATATATTCTCGAAAAACGAGGATTAGGCATCACCCAAATTTGCCGCAACGGGAGTGAGCTAAAGAACACAGCCGATTACGATAAGCTGGACACGCTGTACTGTCAATTCAATGCATTGGCACAGGAGATAAAGTTAAACATGGTAAGCCTATGA
- a CDS encoding TonB-dependent receptor, translating into MNRNRIKFRLAGLMLLFSITALAQNVITGKVIDANTREPLPGATVILNGTNLATTTNSEGAYSLTVPDLKGKIYVSYVGFLTKEIELLNRKNIDIELEPKASLLDDVVVIGYGTAKKSDITGAVASVTEKDFNKGVNVSAEQLIAGKVAGVQIVQSSGEPGGGINVNIRGMGSLNAGNSPLYVVDGFPIDNSSTVSGTGANFTGMRTARNPLNSINPGDIASIEVLKDASATAIYGSRGANGVVLITTKRGKDGGLKVSYDAYYGIQNIMHDIDLLSPGDYKTVMNSLIDAGAGSATSKIGDFSGGTDWLTLMYRKNAPIQSHNISFSGGNKSTKYYTSLNYFNQDGVLINSGNKRYSARVNLEHTNKNFTVGTNITSSYVADSYVANGMDLNERAGIIYAAIAYEPTLSVFDQDNNYVLSKNMNIDNPLAIANGKTSTSNLYRTLGTVYGEVKFLTDFTARLNLGADITSQRRDTYVDRQTIEGRANGGIASVLSGTNSSLLSELTLNYRKRFGNQDMNILLGTTGQQFNFNDQTSQASGFPSDATKTDNLSLGDPTRFIATSSRSRNSLLSYLGRVNYNIAEKYLLTASLRVDGSSRFGENNKYGVFPSFAFAWRLENEEFIKNINAITSLKLRSSWGQTGNQAIGNYQSITTYTTGQKAVIGNQQVSTTTPNRVPNPDLKWETSEQLNFGLDFGFRGNRITGSLDWFTKTTRDMLLDLPIPRTTGFTTMMTNVGSVRNSGFEVLVNSVNLTGSLKWETALNMTWLNNKVTDLGGITNIFTGSAGGTSNVAIIKEGLPMYSFYGYVVDGIWQQGDDLTATKDVVKPGDFKYRDLNGDKIVNADDRQVIGNPFPSFMASLTNNFSYKGFNLNIFVDGVWGSKMLNNNLVDTYFPANLLRNRLAAPLLNRWTPSNPSTVYPSFINPLGQGKKEVNTYTVESTDFLRLNTVKLGYDFAVKKSAVKGLGVFVTGQNLAMWTNYKGYDPSINPNGGGVRIDWNAFPTARTILFGVNLNL; encoded by the coding sequence ATGAATCGAAATCGGATCAAATTTCGGCTGGCAGGGTTAATGCTGTTGTTTTCAATAACGGCCTTAGCGCAAAATGTAATTACCGGAAAGGTAATTGATGCCAACACCAGAGAGCCTCTGCCCGGAGCCACGGTTATACTTAACGGTACTAACCTGGCAACCACCACGAATTCAGAAGGTGCGTATAGTCTTACCGTTCCCGATCTGAAAGGCAAAATTTATGTGAGCTATGTCGGTTTTTTAACCAAAGAGATTGAGCTTCTAAATCGAAAAAATATAGATATAGAGCTTGAGCCAAAGGCCTCGTTATTAGATGATGTCGTTGTCATCGGCTATGGAACTGCCAAAAAGAGTGATATAACCGGAGCCGTTGCGAGCGTAACCGAAAAAGATTTCAACAAAGGAGTCAATGTTTCGGCCGAACAGCTGATAGCGGGAAAAGTAGCGGGAGTTCAGATTGTTCAGAGTAGCGGAGAACCCGGCGGTGGAATTAACGTGAACATCAGGGGAATGGGATCGCTTAATGCCGGAAATTCACCACTGTACGTAGTGGATGGCTTTCCAATCGATAACTCATCAACGGTAAGCGGCACCGGAGCCAATTTTACCGGAATGCGTACCGCAAGAAACCCATTAAACTCGATTAACCCTGGCGATATTGCCTCCATAGAGGTCCTGAAAGATGCTTCAGCGACGGCCATTTACGGATCGAGAGGAGCAAACGGGGTGGTTTTGATTACGACCAAACGAGGTAAAGACGGCGGCCTAAAAGTCAGTTATGATGCCTACTATGGGATTCAGAACATCATGCATGATATTGACCTGTTGAGCCCTGGCGACTACAAGACCGTCATGAACAGTTTAATCGACGCAGGAGCTGGAAGCGCTACTTCAAAGATTGGCGATTTTTCGGGCGGAACTGATTGGTTAACGTTAATGTACCGCAAAAATGCACCGATTCAAAGTCACAACATTTCTTTTTCAGGCGGAAATAAATCCACTAAATATTACACATCACTGAATTACTTCAATCAGGATGGCGTCCTGATTAACTCAGGCAATAAACGATACAGTGCCAGAGTCAATCTTGAGCATACCAACAAGAATTTTACAGTGGGCACAAACATTACGTCGTCTTATGTTGCTGATTCCTACGTGGCTAACGGGATGGATCTGAACGAACGAGCGGGAATCATTTATGCAGCTATCGCCTATGAGCCTACACTTTCCGTTTTCGATCAGGACAACAACTATGTGCTGTCAAAGAACATGAACATTGATAACCCACTCGCCATAGCCAATGGAAAGACGTCGACGTCAAATCTTTACCGGACCTTAGGAACTGTGTATGGCGAAGTTAAATTCCTGACGGATTTTACCGCCCGCTTAAACCTGGGCGCTGACATAACCTCGCAACGTCGGGATACGTATGTAGATAGACAAACCATAGAAGGCAGAGCAAACGGCGGAATTGCCAGCGTTTTATCCGGAACAAACAGTAGCCTTTTGTCTGAATTGACACTGAACTACAGAAAACGGTTTGGCAACCAGGATATGAATATTCTTCTTGGGACTACTGGTCAACAATTTAACTTTAATGATCAGACATCTCAGGCAAGTGGTTTTCCTTCGGATGCAACCAAAACAGACAACCTTAGCCTGGGCGATCCGACTCGTTTCATTGCGACCAGCAGCCGGTCAAGAAACAGCTTGCTGTCTTATCTGGGTAGAGTAAACTACAATATCGCCGAGAAATATTTGCTGACGGCCTCCTTACGAGTGGACGGTTCGTCTCGCTTCGGTGAAAACAACAAGTATGGCGTATTTCCTTCCTTTGCTTTTGCCTGGCGGCTTGAAAATGAGGAGTTTATTAAAAATATTAACGCCATTACATCATTAAAATTAAGGTCCAGTTGGGGACAAACAGGCAACCAGGCTATAGGCAATTATCAGTCGATAACTACCTATACAACTGGGCAAAAAGCGGTTATCGGGAATCAGCAGGTCAGTACCACCACGCCGAATAGGGTACCAAACCCTGATCTGAAATGGGAAACGTCAGAGCAACTAAACTTCGGACTCGACTTTGGTTTCCGTGGTAATAGAATCACGGGTAGCCTTGACTGGTTTACCAAAACCACGCGCGATATGCTCCTGGACCTGCCTATCCCACGTACGACCGGGTTTACTACGATGATGACTAACGTCGGATCTGTCAGAAACAGTGGATTTGAAGTATTGGTCAACAGCGTCAACCTGACTGGCTCGCTGAAATGGGAAACCGCGCTCAACATGACCTGGCTTAACAACAAAGTAACCGACCTGGGTGGTATTACGAATATTTTTACCGGAAGTGCAGGTGGCACCAGTAACGTCGCTATTATTAAGGAAGGACTACCTATGTACTCCTTCTATGGCTATGTCGTAGACGGTATCTGGCAGCAAGGCGATGATTTAACCGCCACAAAAGACGTGGTGAAACCGGGCGATTTCAAGTACCGGGATTTAAACGGCGACAAGATTGTCAATGCCGATGACCGTCAGGTAATAGGCAATCCATTTCCTAGCTTTATGGCTTCACTGACGAATAATTTTAGCTACAAGGGTTTCAATCTTAACATTTTCGTGGATGGGGTATGGGGCTCAAAAATGCTGAACAATAACCTGGTCGATACGTATTTCCCGGCCAACCTGCTGAGAAACCGGTTAGCAGCCCCCTTGCTAAACCGCTGGACCCCGTCAAACCCGTCAACCGTTTACCCATCATTTATCAATCCGCTGGGACAGGGGAAGAAAGAGGTGAACACGTATACGGTTGAGAGTACCGATTTCCTCAGACTTAATACAGTAAAATTAGGCTATGATTTTGCCGTCAAAAAATCGGCGGTGAAAGGTTTGGGCGTTTTTGTTACTGGGCAAAATCTAGCTATGTGGACCAATTACAAAGGATATGACCCATCCATAAATCCTAACGGCGGAGGAGTCAGAATCGATTGGAATGCATTTCCAACGGCCAGAACTATCCTATTCGGCGTAAACCTAAATCTTTGA
- a CDS encoding RagB/SusD family nutrient uptake outer membrane protein: MEKNIRYILLGVFVSATLFLTGCKEYLKEEVFSQLAPENYLKTKEGLTSVLYETYAKAANMNSNNSIYVLGPQEFMTDILYQSGDNVEATIRNYREFTWDPNMDFLIQNWDSYYQCIRNANILLENIPSSNLSTAEKSLYEAEARFLRAVSYYKLYFFFGTVPLRTSTSQELSLPRASDDEIKQFITTELKFALENLPTPGAEAQKYRAHKAAASGYLMKFYLNTKNWTDASAISAQFLSSFKNYSLYAQYKDLFKVESENNPEYIWVRPAIASSDRVTANSWSNVSFPDNFKSAPEVGLTFKSTWLNWPNEFRIYDKFYSTFEAADKRKELMITYYTNTSDQRVELRGSDNIRSFKYWPDPNNVGAAHGNDIPEIRLADIILSRAEALNELNGPTEEALQLVNQVRARAGLSGLKLENVLTKEAFREMILLERGHEFYNEGHRRMDLIRTGKFISDAQARGKNAQPFHLLFPIPQVVIDSDPAIKQNPNY; the protein is encoded by the coding sequence ATGGAAAAGAACATAAGATATATTTTGCTGGGCGTATTCGTGTCAGCAACCCTATTCCTGACCGGCTGCAAGGAGTATTTGAAAGAAGAGGTTTTTTCTCAACTGGCTCCTGAAAACTATCTGAAAACAAAAGAAGGACTAACGTCGGTTCTGTATGAAACCTATGCCAAAGCTGCGAATATGAATAGCAACAATTCTATTTATGTGCTTGGTCCTCAAGAATTTATGACGGATATTTTATATCAGAGTGGCGATAATGTGGAGGCTACCATACGGAACTACCGAGAATTTACCTGGGACCCGAACATGGACTTTCTCATACAGAATTGGGATTCCTATTATCAGTGTATAAGAAATGCCAATATTTTGCTTGAAAACATTCCGAGTTCAAACCTGTCGACCGCTGAAAAGTCCCTCTACGAAGCCGAAGCCCGTTTTCTAAGAGCAGTAAGTTACTATAAACTGTATTTCTTTTTTGGTACGGTACCGTTACGAACCAGCACGTCGCAGGAACTGAGTTTACCAAGAGCTTCTGACGATGAGATCAAACAGTTTATAACGACAGAACTGAAGTTTGCCCTCGAAAACTTACCCACTCCGGGCGCGGAAGCTCAGAAATATAGAGCTCACAAAGCCGCAGCTTCTGGCTACCTAATGAAATTCTATCTCAATACCAAGAACTGGACCGACGCAAGTGCTATCTCTGCCCAGTTTTTGAGCTCATTTAAAAATTACTCTTTATATGCCCAGTATAAGGATTTGTTCAAAGTCGAAAGTGAAAACAATCCTGAATACATCTGGGTAAGGCCAGCCATCGCTTCTTCTGATCGGGTAACGGCCAATAGCTGGAGTAATGTTTCGTTTCCTGATAACTTCAAATCAGCGCCTGAAGTAGGACTTACGTTTAAATCCACGTGGCTCAACTGGCCAAATGAATTCCGGATTTACGACAAATTCTACAGTACGTTTGAAGCCGCTGATAAACGAAAAGAGTTGATGATTACTTATTATACGAATACCTCCGATCAGCGAGTTGAGCTGCGCGGCAGCGATAACATCCGCTCATTCAAATATTGGCCTGACCCAAACAATGTGGGGGCTGCCCATGGCAATGATATTCCCGAAATAAGGTTGGCCGACATCATCCTGTCGCGTGCCGAAGCACTCAATGAACTGAACGGACCTACTGAAGAAGCTCTTCAACTGGTTAACCAAGTCAGAGCCAGAGCTGGCCTCTCAGGACTGAAGCTGGAAAACGTTCTTACAAAAGAAGCCTTCCGGGAAATGATCCTGCTGGAAAGAGGGCACGAATTTTACAATGAAGGGCATAGACGAATGGATCTTATACGCACAGGAAAGTTCATTTCAGACGCCCAGGCCAGAGGCAAAAATGCTCAGCCATTTCATCTGTTGTTTCCTATCCCACAGGTTGTAATTGATTCAGATCCGGCAATTAAACAAAACCCGAATTATTGA
- a CDS encoding sialidase family protein has protein sequence MKTIKSKVVLLFWLLAGWFVGLAQTVPGTIVCYEPSSSQRYIGSPSLATLPNGDYVASHDFFGPKSSEWQQAASRIYTSNNKGKTWRYLAEIRGAFWSSLFVHKGELYLLGPDRHHGTVLIRKSVDGGKTWTEPTNKENGVLLTGEFHCAPMPVVVYNGRLWRPMETAHGPILEWGKRYGAMVMSAPVDADLMNSKSWQTSAPILYDSTFNKGDFAGWLEGNFVVDKDQKMWDMLRVANKKSPDEKAAMVSIAADGKTLSFDPNSGFIPFDGGSKKFVIKYDTLSKKYWTLANAIPDKYRKQFPERNPSGFRNVLMLKSSTDLKKWEDVKVILEHEDVINHGFQYVDWSFEGNDIIVLSRTAYFDGNSNAKNNHDANYLTFHRIADFRKIRSKI, from the coding sequence ATGAAAACTATAAAAAGTAAAGTAGTGCTCCTGTTTTGGCTGTTGGCCGGTTGGTTTGTAGGGCTGGCTCAAACAGTTCCGGGTACTATCGTTTGTTACGAACCTAGTTCATCTCAACGATATATTGGTTCTCCAAGTTTAGCGACACTGCCGAACGGGGACTATGTAGCTTCCCACGATTTTTTCGGACCAAAAAGTTCTGAATGGCAGCAGGCTGCCTCCCGCATATATACGTCTAATAACAAAGGAAAAACCTGGCGTTATTTAGCCGAAATCAGGGGGGCATTCTGGAGTTCATTGTTCGTTCATAAAGGCGAACTGTATCTTTTAGGGCCGGATAGGCACCATGGCACCGTTCTCATACGAAAGTCAGTTGACGGAGGAAAAACCTGGACTGAACCAACGAATAAAGAAAACGGGGTGCTCCTTACCGGCGAGTTCCACTGTGCGCCCATGCCTGTGGTAGTATACAATGGTCGACTCTGGAGACCGATGGAAACGGCACATGGACCTATATTGGAATGGGGCAAACGATACGGTGCAATGGTCATGTCAGCGCCTGTAGATGCGGACCTCATGAATTCAAAATCCTGGCAAACCAGTGCCCCTATTTTGTATGACAGCACATTTAATAAGGGTGATTTTGCCGGGTGGCTGGAAGGTAACTTTGTGGTTGATAAAGACCAGAAAATGTGGGATATGCTCAGAGTGGCCAACAAAAAGTCGCCTGATGAGAAAGCGGCCATGGTATCAATAGCCGCCGACGGTAAAACGCTTTCCTTTGATCCTAATTCCGGTTTCATACCGTTTGACGGCGGTAGTAAAAAGTTTGTGATAAAGTACGATACACTCAGTAAAAAATATTGGACCCTGGCCAATGCAATTCCCGATAAATACCGGAAGCAGTTTCCCGAGCGTAACCCATCTGGCTTCCGGAATGTCCTGATGCTGAAAAGCTCCACGGATTTAAAAAAATGGGAGGATGTAAAGGTTATCCTGGAACACGAAGATGTCATTAATCACGGATTCCAGTATGTAGACTGGTCATTTGAAGGGAATGATATTATTGTTCTTTCCCGAACTGCCTATTTCGATGGGAATTCCAATGCGAAGAACAATCATGATGCTAATTATTTGACATTCCATAGAATAGCAGACTTTAGAAAAATCAGAAGCAAAATTTAA
- a CDS encoding DUF3748 domain-containing protein translates to MRILLKWLWLITLVLLNSCMTLTSSSLTVLSAGHTLHHNGVFSKDGQWIVFDGRNDDTKIGENSTIGIVNVKTGEEKIIYKTSNQTIYGPGVGAVSFSPVDNRVIFIHGLSDANAGKPYAMSRRTGVGIDINSPYSPFYYDARDIHFPYTPGSLRGGTHSHCWSGDGKFISFTYNDELIEPNLRMVGIMLPFSPGVKVDSAKGNNDGIMYSSIVTTVLSNPKPGSDEINKAFDECWIGQNGYTRQSGAHMPYAIAFQGNVLNKEGKQITEVFIVDIDPEKILMDFAAVGKAGEGPRVPKGIHQRRLTYSEKGLSDTRHWLRSSPDGKFIYALAKGQNEYSQLVEIEGNTGNLRFLTNNNFSIDYSFNLNKEGNKIAYVAQNSVYLFDLIKGVSTKLTSSENGKIIGAPSFSPRDHLLVFNQYSKDRNGNDFLQIRKIGLPE, encoded by the coding sequence ATGCGTATTCTGTTGAAATGGCTTTGGCTTATCACTCTTGTTTTGTTAAATAGTTGTATGACATTAACTAGTAGTAGCCTGACAGTTTTGTCAGCAGGTCACACGTTGCACCACAATGGTGTGTTTTCGAAAGATGGACAATGGATTGTTTTTGATGGCAGGAATGATGATACTAAAATTGGAGAAAATTCAACCATAGGTATCGTAAACGTCAAAACCGGCGAAGAAAAGATCATTTACAAAACCTCCAACCAGACCATTTATGGACCGGGTGTAGGAGCAGTATCTTTTAGTCCGGTGGATAATAGAGTAATTTTTATTCATGGATTGTCTGATGCGAATGCTGGCAAACCATATGCCATGTCCCGAAGAACCGGTGTCGGCATTGATATTAACTCTCCGTACAGCCCGTTCTACTATGATGCCAGAGACATACATTTTCCTTATACGCCCGGCTCACTCCGGGGCGGAACGCATTCTCACTGCTGGAGCGGTGACGGAAAATTCATAAGTTTTACGTATAACGATGAATTAATAGAGCCAAACCTGCGAATGGTGGGAATCATGCTCCCATTCTCTCCAGGAGTTAAAGTAGATTCTGCCAAAGGAAACAATGATGGAATAATGTATTCATCGATTGTAACGACTGTATTGAGTAATCCTAAGCCTGGTTCTGACGAAATTAATAAGGCGTTTGACGAGTGTTGGATAGGGCAAAACGGATACACACGGCAATCAGGAGCGCATATGCCATATGCTATTGCTTTTCAGGGCAACGTTTTAAACAAAGAAGGCAAACAAATCACAGAGGTTTTCATTGTCGATATTGATCCGGAGAAGATTTTAATGGATTTTGCTGCCGTTGGAAAAGCTGGAGAAGGTCCTCGTGTACCAAAAGGTATACACCAAAGACGGCTTACTTATTCTGAAAAAGGGCTTTCGGATACCCGGCATTGGTTGCGTTCAAGCCCTGATGGGAAATTTATTTACGCGTTGGCGAAGGGCCAGAATGAGTATAGTCAACTTGTTGAAATTGAGGGAAATACAGGGAATTTGAGGTTTTTGACCAATAATAATTTTTCCATTGACTACTCTTTTAATCTGAATAAAGAAGGCAACAAGATAGCGTATGTGGCTCAAAATTCTGTTTATCTTTTCGATCTGATAAAAGGGGTTTCTACAAAACTTACCAGCAGCGAGAACGGAAAAATCATAGGCGCTCCTTCTTTTTCCCCTCGTGATCATTTATTGGTTTTCAATCAATATAGTAAAGACCGAAACGGAAACGATTTTTTGCAAATTCGAAAGATTGGTCTGCCTGAATAA
- a CDS encoding TspO/MBR family protein — protein sequence MKTTSFVQPQGSAPTMSGTGSKPWYVLAFFAIGTLVVGMLTAYLSFSLFPFDHTYKLPGLYPPQWLFWVVWFILYPTMGLAAGHIWLKRDEYDIRGAMIFYLSVLLTNFMFLPIANVSKGNPAIMTFMDINGILTAVLLGWLFSRYSRTAFYYLLPLILWMPITALFKILLWLSNP from the coding sequence ATGAAAACGACATCATTTGTTCAACCACAGGGCAGTGCACCGACTATGTCGGGAACCGGAAGTAAACCGTGGTATGTGCTGGCTTTCTTTGCAATCGGTACGTTGGTTGTAGGCATGCTGACGGCCTATCTCAGCTTTTCGCTGTTCCCATTCGATCACACCTACAAGTTGCCAGGCCTTTATCCACCTCAGTGGTTGTTTTGGGTGGTTTGGTTTATTCTTTACCCTACCATGGGTTTAGCAGCGGGGCATATCTGGTTAAAACGAGATGAGTACGACATTCGGGGGGCCATGATTTTCTACCTGTCTGTCTTATTGACAAACTTCATGTTTCTACCCATTGCCAATGTATCGAAGGGAAATCCTGCCATCATGACCTTTATGGACATAAACGGCATTCTGACGGCGGTACTACTGGGATGGCTTTTTTCCAGGTACTCCCGAACGGCTTTTTACTATTTGTTGCCCTTGATTCTCTGGATGCCTATAACGGCCTTATTTAAAATTTTGTTATGGCTGTCCAACCCGTAA